Proteins encoded together in one Xenopus laevis strain J_2021 chromosome 6L, Xenopus_laevis_v10.1, whole genome shotgun sequence window:
- the eef1d.L gene encoding eukaryotic translation elongation factor 1 delta (guanine nucleotide exchange protein) L homeolog, with the protein MSASVIATEQVWLDKYKYDDAERQYYENLSGGSSPNNPHNSPQSAAPSNSGDGSELAARVANLEQENQSLHKVVKDLQSAISKLEIRLSTLEKSSNSQKPAAAPQPVIKVAAPVQKVQVTPAKEENGTGEDDDDDIDLFGSDDEEEDAESARLREERLKQYAEKKSKKPGVIAKSSILLDVKPWDDETDMAKLEECVRTVQMDGLVWGSSKLVPVGYGIKKLQIQCVVEDDKVGTDILEEEITKFEDYVQSVDIAAFNKI; encoded by the exons ATGTCGGCTTCTGTCATCGCCACAGAGCAGGTCTGGCTGGACAAATACAAGTATGACGACGCAGAGAGACAGTATTATGAAAACCTAAGCGGGGGGTCTTCACCAAATAACCCCCATAACTCACCACAG AGCGCCGCCCCTTCCAACAGTGGAGACGGCAGTGAGCTGGCCGCCCGAGTAGCAAATCTGGAACAGGAGAACCAGAGCCTCCATAAAG TTGTGAAAGACCTTCAGTCGGCCATTTCTAAGCTTGAGATCCGCCTCAGCACATTGGAGAAGTCTTCTAACTCCCAGAAACCTGCTGCTGCACCACAGCCTGTCATCAAG GTGGCTGCTCCCGTACAGAAGGTACAAGTCACACCGGCTAAGGAAGAAAATGGTACCGGGGAGGATGATGATGACGATATCGACCTCTTTGGCAGTGACGATGAAGAGGAGGATGCAGAGTCGGCAAGGCTCAGAGAAGAGAGGCTAAAGCAATATGCTGAGAAGAAATCTAAGAAGCCTGGAGTCATAGCCAAGTCATCCATTCTGCTGGATGTAAAGCCG TGGGATGATGAGACGGACATGGCCAAGCTGGAGGAGTGTGTACGAACGGTTCAGATGGACGGCCTGGTGTGGGGCTCCTCCAAGCTGGTTCCAGTCGGTTATGGTATCAAGAAGTTACAGATCCAGTGTGTGGTGGAGGACGATAAGGTTGGCACAGATATCCTGGAAGAGGAGATCACCAAGTTTGAGGACTAT GTGCAGAGCGTCGACATTGCTGCTTTCAACAAGATCTAA